One window of the Rhodothermia bacterium genome contains the following:
- the obgE gene encoding GTPase ObgE, protein MKFVDYVTITVRSGKGGAGAVSFRREPFVPQGGPNGGNGGKGGSILLEADHHLYTLLDLRYNRHHFAENGQNGSSNLKTGKDGQDMILRVPCGTVAKDTDTGEELGEVMHPGDRIMLVKGGRGGKGNDHFKTSTNRAPRHAQPGESGEERNITLELKVLADVGLVGFPNAGKSTLISALSAARPKIADYPFTTLEPNLGVVAYRDFKSFVMADIPGIIEGAHEGRGLGLRFLKHIERNAVLLFMIPVNTEDIPHAYQILLEELEAFNPELVEKPRMLALTKMDLLTPEEKQELHRRIKDLPSGLSVFPISAVTHLGLDPLKDALWAAIQTAKGE, encoded by the coding sequence ATGAAGTTTGTAGATTATGTGACCATTACCGTGCGGAGCGGAAAAGGTGGCGCTGGTGCCGTTTCCTTTCGTCGTGAACCCTTCGTACCCCAAGGCGGTCCCAATGGTGGCAATGGTGGGAAAGGCGGCTCGATCCTTCTGGAGGCCGATCATCACCTTTATACCTTGTTGGACTTGCGCTATAACCGCCATCACTTTGCCGAAAATGGGCAAAACGGAAGCAGCAACCTTAAAACCGGAAAGGATGGCCAAGACATGATCTTGCGCGTACCCTGCGGGACGGTGGCAAAAGATACCGACACGGGTGAAGAATTAGGCGAAGTCATGCACCCGGGCGACCGGATCATGCTGGTCAAAGGAGGTAGAGGAGGAAAGGGCAACGATCATTTCAAGACCTCGACCAACCGCGCTCCGAGACATGCCCAACCCGGTGAATCGGGCGAAGAACGTAACATCACCTTAGAATTAAAGGTCTTGGCGGATGTGGGCTTGGTTGGCTTCCCCAATGCAGGGAAAAGCACCCTCATCTCTGCACTTTCGGCGGCGCGTCCTAAAATTGCAGACTATCCTTTCACTACTTTGGAGCCGAATCTGGGCGTGGTGGCCTATAGAGACTTCAAATCCTTTGTTATGGCCGATATTCCGGGAATTATCGAAGGCGCACACGAGGGGCGAGGCTTGGGATTGCGCTTCCTAAAACACATCGAGCGGAATGCCGTTTTACTCTTTATGATTCCGGTTAACACCGAGGATATCCCACACGCCTACCAAATCCTTCTCGAAGAATTAGAAGCATTTAACCCCGAACTCGTCGAGAAGCCGCGTATGCTTGCCCTTACCAAAATGGATCTACTAACGCCAGAGGAAAAGCAGGAATTGCACCGCCGGATAAAAGACTTGCCTTCCGGTTTGTCTGTCTTTCCGATTAGTGCAGTGACACACCTTGGCTTAGACCCTTTGAAAGATGCACTCTGGGCGGCTATACAAACCGCAAAAGGTGAATAA
- a CDS encoding restriction endonuclease: MQDLKELEQKALKFWPSSLMKLEQKSSIVPKLIETQDKFISLLNLADASPFAWKEALHTTSVLPANLFLKHLMVLSDIGGEKLMRFRVNLPNILCDNTLYFKWRGASYSYRFSSFTTKNLWNNTQLKINEVGLQIPSVLSDQIQDVAMLIMFGGLAENLPLPIEIQEKCIIGSLIGESELLDTFVRQRYIWVSRITGGAASNKLGNLAQQYVLQYLQRNLIGWDFSSKSISGISQNDRTLTSFDMVVTSPKGKTCAIEATFQVTTNSVIERKAGQALARQQQLHALGHKIAYVIDGAGNFQRSSALKTICQYSDCTVTYHEEELARLAAFLIQMDQTSE, encoded by the coding sequence ATGCAAGACTTAAAAGAGTTAGAGCAAAAAGCACTCAAATTCTGGCCAAGTAGCTTGATGAAGTTAGAGCAAAAATCCAGCATAGTGCCAAAACTAATAGAGACGCAAGACAAGTTCATCAGTTTACTTAACCTTGCCGATGCTTCTCCATTTGCTTGGAAGGAGGCATTGCACACTACAAGCGTATTGCCTGCCAATTTATTCTTAAAACATCTAATGGTGTTGTCAGATATTGGAGGAGAAAAACTAATGCGCTTCAGAGTAAACCTTCCTAATATTCTTTGTGATAATACTTTGTATTTTAAATGGCGTGGGGCTTCGTATTCCTATCGCTTTTCGTCATTTACAACTAAAAATTTGTGGAACAACACCCAATTAAAAATAAATGAAGTGGGTTTGCAAATACCGTCTGTTTTGTCTGATCAAATTCAAGATGTGGCTATGCTTATTATGTTTGGAGGTCTTGCTGAAAACCTTCCTTTGCCAATAGAGATTCAGGAAAAATGTATCATCGGATCATTGATAGGCGAATCTGAATTGTTGGATACATTTGTACGGCAACGATATATTTGGGTAAGCCGAATTACAGGGGGAGCAGCATCAAATAAACTGGGGAATTTAGCCCAGCAATATGTTTTGCAATATCTTCAGCGTAATCTTATTGGCTGGGATTTTTCCTCAAAAAGTATTTCTGGAATATCCCAAAACGATCGAACACTAACTTCGTTTGATATGGTCGTTACATCCCCCAAAGGCAAAACTTGTGCAATAGAGGCAACTTTTCAGGTTACAACCAATAGCGTAATTGAGCGAAAAGCAGGACAAGCTTTAGCAAGGCAGCAACAATTGCACGCTTTAGGACACAAAATTGCATATGTAATTGATGGTGCGGGTAATTTCCAACGCTCATCTGCCCTGAAAACAATTTGCCAATATAGCGATTGCACAGTAACATATCACGAGGAGGAACTTGCAAGATTGGCAGCGTTCTTAATACAAATGGATCAAACAAGCGAATAA
- a CDS encoding site-specific DNA-methyltransferase, which yields MPHLSENTKRLNVLDGKSIPTNKPCIEFIVLPYYKNIKETEEKIKLQHEINQFIQLSHPDSVIVILSSPIFMSELGVTLTSEAHIKLWVAVKLSDEDEDQDLKQLRQQHSALLILTKNKKSLKHTKTRIGYSYCPYCEKTTKDYGGKKHLYHEYGTLMSDIWRDIEINQNHDPEIITNRLQDLFGIPDYDEIFIHDWRNLFYIENKTKPYREVINKIDNPLQKSILINEDCLSALKKIPNNSIEFCFADPPYNLNKKYENWDDGIDIQKYFEWCDEWLAELARVLKPGGTLAVLNIPQWCIRHFKYLNSVLDFQDWIVWEGLSLPVRMIMPAHYAILCFSKGHPRPLPGLNRSNASILEKLSIHTLKEGYCSRSSCITERRKLGIQDDEIISNLWWNIHRLKHNSRRVDHPCQLPPQFMHRLISMFTNEGEWVLDPFNGAGTTSLAAQQLNRNYIGIELSEYYHQIATERHQEIALGLDPFRKTDHTPKTKNNYVKRIQKQTYDISKKTLQLEVKEIAQKLGRKPTKKDIEELSQYPLEYYESYFISWGEVTAAARTTGMSERKTTEYKSPEQIQLRLFEAQPFFED from the coding sequence ATGCCTCACCTTAGTGAAAACACCAAAAGACTAAACGTCTTAGATGGAAAATCTATTCCAACCAATAAGCCTTGTATTGAGTTTATTGTATTGCCTTATTACAAAAATATAAAGGAGACAGAAGAGAAGATAAAACTGCAACATGAAATAAATCAATTCATTCAATTATCACATCCAGACTCGGTTATTGTAATATTATCTTCTCCAATTTTTATGTCTGAGTTGGGCGTTACTCTTACCAGTGAAGCACATATAAAACTTTGGGTAGCTGTAAAGTTATCGGATGAGGACGAAGATCAAGACCTAAAGCAATTAAGACAACAACATTCGGCACTTCTTATTTTAACCAAAAATAAAAAAAGCTTAAAACATACCAAGACACGAATTGGTTATTCATATTGTCCATACTGTGAAAAAACAACAAAAGACTATGGTGGAAAAAAGCACCTCTATCATGAATATGGAACCTTAATGTCTGATATTTGGCGAGATATTGAAATTAACCAAAATCATGATCCTGAAATCATTACTAATAGGCTTCAAGATTTATTTGGCATTCCAGACTATGATGAAATATTTATTCATGATTGGAGGAACTTGTTCTATATTGAAAACAAAACCAAACCTTATAGAGAGGTTATTAATAAAATTGATAATCCTTTACAAAAATCCATTTTAATTAATGAAGATTGTTTGTCAGCACTAAAAAAAATCCCTAATAACAGTATTGAATTTTGTTTTGCAGATCCACCTTATAACTTAAATAAGAAATATGAAAACTGGGATGACGGGATTGATATCCAAAAATATTTTGAGTGGTGCGATGAGTGGCTTGCAGAGCTTGCGCGAGTTCTAAAACCAGGTGGTACACTTGCTGTATTGAATATCCCACAATGGTGCATACGCCACTTTAAGTATTTGAATTCCGTTTTAGATTTTCAAGATTGGATTGTTTGGGAAGGGCTAAGCCTTCCTGTTAGAATGATTATGCCTGCACATTATGCCATTCTTTGTTTTTCTAAAGGCCATCCAAGACCCTTGCCCGGACTAAACAGATCAAATGCCTCCATTTTAGAAAAGCTTTCTATTCATACATTAAAAGAGGGATATTGTTCGCGTTCGTCATGCATAACTGAGCGTAGAAAATTGGGCATTCAAGATGACGAAATTATATCAAACCTATGGTGGAATATTCACCGATTAAAACATAATAGCAGGCGCGTTGACCATCCCTGCCAGTTACCACCACAATTTATGCACCGTTTAATTTCTATGTTTACCAATGAGGGGGAGTGGGTGTTAGATCCCTTTAATGGTGCAGGAACAACGTCTTTAGCTGCACAACAATTAAATAGAAACTATATTGGGATTGAACTCTCGGAATATTATCATCAAATCGCCACCGAACGACACCAAGAGATAGCTTTAGGACTTGATCCGTTTAGAAAAACAGATCATACTCCTAAAACCAAAAACAATTATGTCAAAAGAATTCAAAAACAGACATATGATATAAGTAAAAAGACCCTGCAACTTGAAGTTAAAGAGATTGCTCAAAAATTAGGTCGAAAACCAACTAAAAAAGACATTGAGGAATTAAGCCAATACCCTCTTGAATATTATGAATCATATTTTATTTCATGGGGTGAGGTGACTGCAGCCGCAAGAACAACAGGAATGTCTGAACGGAAAACAACAGAATACAAATCGCCAGAACAAATACAACTTCGCTTGTTTGAAGCACAGCCATTTTTTGAAGACTGA
- the dprA gene encoding DNA-processing protein DprA yields the protein MFSNYDPDPTQPSLFDTPPDEIAERRAVMALAMVPGIGPGRLRALLAHFGSATRVFKASVAALVRVPGVGQQTAEAIVRCDAEQLITAQEQMAEKCQANVLLAWESSFPTLLRELYDPPVLLWYRGVHLPSDDKAIAIVGTRKASEYGKRVAYTFAQELARNGWTIVSGLAYGIDTAAHQGAVDAGGRTIAILGSGVDVIYPAANTRLVAQILESGALFSELPLGTKPDAIHFPRRNRIISGLSRGVLVAEAAAKGGALITAHMAIEQNREVFTVPCSIFSTHGKGNHELIRKNMARLVTSVDELLEELEGFGTKPIAAVNSEETWAELNALERILLEKLSTEPMHIDQLCVLANVDTSAALVYLLNLEFKGLVRQMAGKMFYRT from the coding sequence GTGTTCTCCAATTACGACCCCGACCCGACTCAGCCGAGCCTATTTGACACCCCGCCGGACGAAATCGCCGAGCGGCGAGCGGTGATGGCCTTGGCAATGGTTCCGGGTATTGGCCCGGGGCGGTTACGCGCATTACTGGCACACTTTGGATCGGCCACACGTGTTTTTAAGGCATCGGTGGCGGCTCTGGTACGCGTACCGGGCGTAGGACAACAAACTGCCGAAGCCATTGTTCGTTGCGATGCCGAGCAACTTATTACCGCACAAGAGCAAATGGCTGAAAAGTGCCAAGCAAACGTGTTATTGGCTTGGGAATCCTCCTTCCCTACCTTGCTGCGCGAACTATACGACCCACCTGTTTTACTGTGGTACCGAGGTGTCCATCTTCCCTCGGACGACAAAGCGATTGCCATTGTTGGGACCCGCAAAGCATCTGAATACGGCAAGCGTGTGGCCTATACGTTTGCCCAAGAATTGGCACGAAATGGCTGGACGATTGTTAGCGGCCTTGCATACGGCATTGACACTGCCGCACACCAAGGCGCTGTAGATGCCGGTGGACGCACCATTGCCATCTTGGGATCGGGTGTGGATGTGATTTATCCGGCTGCAAATACGCGCTTGGTCGCACAAATTTTAGAAAGCGGCGCCCTTTTCTCGGAACTTCCGCTGGGAACCAAACCCGATGCGATACACTTCCCGCGACGTAACCGAATTATCAGTGGGCTTTCCCGTGGCGTTCTCGTGGCCGAGGCTGCCGCAAAAGGAGGCGCACTCATCACAGCACATATGGCCATAGAGCAAAATCGCGAGGTTTTTACCGTACCTTGTTCTATTTTTAGCACACATGGCAAAGGAAACCATGAACTTATCCGGAAAAACATGGCCAGATTGGTCACAAGCGTAGATGAATTATTAGAAGAACTGGAAGGGTTTGGAACTAAGCCTATTGCTGCTGTAAATTCCGAAGAAACATGGGCGGAACTCAATGCACTTGAACGTATCTTGCTGGAAAAACTTTCGACCGAGCCAATGCACATAGACCAATTGTGTGTTCTGGCAAATGTAGATACCTCGGCGGCATTGGTTTATCTCCTAAATTTAGAATTCAAGGGCCTTGTCCGGCAAATGGCGGGCAAGATGTTTTATCGGACCTGA
- a CDS encoding aminotransferase class V-fold PLP-dependent enzyme: MNLPELRNLFPHTAHTTYLNHAATSPLSTRVTDALQRWALERQETMIDNYLPFMEVILAVRRQIAGLLAAPVENVDVCPNVSTALNWVAQGLDWKSGDRIALPACEFPANVWPFLHLREKGVEIDFIPHTDGVFSLEDVEAALTPRTRLLSLSWVQFLSGFRAPLAEIGQLTRKRGIWFLVDAIQGFGALDFGDVEAQGVDFAAGSAHKWMMADQGIGWCYMSPNLMNVLHPPMAGWLSGVVDWENFFDYQFNWHPNITRYRLGTLNNAGIATMEAALSLYLECGRDWCNQQVLANAAYLASGLEKLGFKRYGTPDPAFSSGITAFRHPEPEKVAQKLLENQIHISVRNQLLRFAPTYYNSTAELDHTLDVLKKC, encoded by the coding sequence ATGAACCTTCCTGAACTCCGAAATCTGTTTCCGCACACCGCACACACCACATATCTAAACCATGCAGCAACGTCTCCGCTAAGTACCCGTGTGACCGATGCCCTCCAAAGGTGGGCTTTAGAACGGCAGGAGACCATGATTGACAACTACCTGCCTTTTATGGAGGTCATTCTCGCAGTACGTCGGCAAATTGCCGGATTACTGGCCGCACCGGTGGAAAACGTAGATGTTTGCCCGAATGTCTCGACAGCCCTTAATTGGGTGGCACAAGGCTTGGATTGGAAATCCGGCGACCGTATAGCCTTGCCCGCCTGCGAATTTCCGGCCAATGTGTGGCCCTTTTTACACCTTCGTGAAAAGGGCGTCGAGATAGATTTTATCCCACATACCGACGGGGTGTTCTCCCTCGAAGACGTAGAGGCTGCGCTTACGCCCCGAACCCGATTGCTCTCGCTTAGCTGGGTGCAATTTCTTTCCGGATTCCGCGCACCACTCGCCGAAATTGGCCAGCTTACCCGCAAGCGGGGTATCTGGTTCTTGGTGGATGCCATCCAAGGTTTTGGCGCATTAGATTTTGGGGATGTCGAAGCACAAGGCGTGGATTTTGCAGCCGGAAGTGCTCATAAATGGATGATGGCCGATCAAGGCATTGGCTGGTGCTATATGTCACCCAACTTGATGAATGTCCTACATCCACCAATGGCAGGGTGGCTATCAGGAGTGGTGGATTGGGAAAACTTCTTTGATTACCAATTCAACTGGCATCCCAATATAACCCGTTATCGGCTCGGAACCCTGAACAATGCCGGCATTGCAACAATGGAAGCAGCCTTATCGCTCTACTTAGAATGTGGGCGCGATTGGTGCAACCAACAAGTTCTTGCAAATGCAGCCTATTTGGCCTCTGGACTCGAAAAACTTGGCTTTAAACGATATGGGACTCCCGATCCGGCTTTTTCTTCTGGAATCACCGCCTTCCGGCATCCAGAACCGGAAAAAGTTGCCCAAAAATTGCTCGAAAACCAGATCCATATTTCTGTCCGGAACCAGTTGCTCCGCTTTGCACCTACCTATTATAATAGTACAGCAGAATTAGACCACACCTTGGACGTACTTAAGAAGTGCTAA